AACGAGATGGGAACCTATGAAGCCTGCACCCCCAGTGACGAGAACCTTCATTTCTACCACCACCGTTGATGAAACGGAATAATTTAAATACATTTGGGGCGTATCCCCCTTCAGCCTCAGAGATAACCACGGTGGTAGCTATGAAAGTTCTAATCATGGCCGGTGGGTATGCCACGAGGTTGTGGCCAATCACAAAAGATAATCCCAAAGCCCTGCTTCCCGTCGGAAACCGCGTGATACTCGACTATATTCTGGAGAAGGCGGGAGAGCTGGAACTGGATACATACATCTCAACGAACCGGTTCTTTGAAGCACACTTCCGGCAGTATGCTGAGAGGTATGGGGTGGGTCTGATAGTCGAGGACACCCTCCACGAGGACGAAAAGCTTGGGACAATAGGGGCGCTAAAAAACGCACTGGATGAGCTTGGCCCCGATGACTACATCGTGATAGCCGGGGACAACTTGTTCTCCTTCTCCCTCCGGGACTTCCTAAACTCCTACGACGGAAGGACACTCATAGCGGTCTACGACGTCGGTGACCTTGAGCTGGCTAAGCGCTACGGCGTGGTAGTCCTTGAGGGGGAGAGGGTCATTTCCTTCCAGGAAAAACCCGCCGAGCCCCGGTCGACCCTAGTGAGCACCGGCGTTTATGTCTTTCCGAGAAGGGTCATGGAGCGTGTGGACGAGTACCTCTCCAACGGCAACCGCGATTCTCCCGGCTACTTCATCCAGTGGCTCCTTGAGAGGGGCGAGGAGGTCAAAGCTTACCGCTTCTCCGAGTACTGGTACGACATAGGTTCCGCCGATAGCTACCTTGAGGCGCTGAAGACCCTCCTGAAGGAAAGCCACGTGGAGGAGATCCAGATCAGTCCCTACGCGAAGATAATACCTCCGGTTGTCATAAAGCGCGGTGCCAAAATACTCGGCCGGTCGATGATAGGGCCCTACGCCTACATCGGCGAGAACTGCGTGATAGAGAACTCCGACATAAGCGACTCAATAATCTTCAGGGGAACGATAATACGCAACTCCACGATATGGCGTTCGATCATAGACGAGAAGTGCGAGATAAGAAACCTTGAGCTGAGGAAGAGTTTAGTTGGCGGACACGCAAAGATACAGAGGGGAGAATGAGGGGGAATGTTAATGGATGTTGACGGGATCAGGAAGAGACTCGCCGTGGGGTATGGCCTGATTTTAACCCCGAAGTACGCCGCCGTTATTCTCACGGTTTTGGCCTCCGCCATCAGGCTCCTTCCGATGCGTTTTAAGTACCTCCTCGGCTATGATCCGTACTTCCACCTCGCATATATAAGGTACGCGCTAGAGAAGGGGGAGTGGGTGAACTTTTTCCCCTACGCTACCGGACCATGGGGATCCCAAATACACAACTCTCATCCCCTCGGTCTCTGGATGACCCCGGCTTACGTGTATAAGTTACTTTCAGTCTTTGGAGTGTCCCTCTATGATGCATTCAGGATAACGCCTGTCATCTTTGGGGTTCTGACTGTGCTGTTCACGTATCTGGCCGTTTTGAGGCTCTATGGGAGGAGGGAGGCCTTTCTCTCGGCGTTCTTTCTGGCAGTTCTCTTCGGCCACATCTTCCGCTCGATGGCCGGCTATTACAGGGGAGATAACTACATGCTCTTCTGGTACAGCGCGGCCCTGCTTGGAATCGCACTCGCATTAACCTGGAAGCCGAGAAAACGAAAGTACGAGAGGCTGGCATTTTACCTGATACCCGCCCTTGCGAGTGGTTTTGCTGCGATATTCTGGCAGGCATATTACCCAATATTTGGCTTTCTTCTGGGCAGTGCTCTGCTCATGGCCATTGGAGCATTTCTGCTAGAGAAGAAGGAGGTTTTTGTCGATTCCTTTGTTTTGGTGTTGGCGACTCTTTTTGGGGCATTGTTGGCTAACTCACTGGGCGCTTGGTTTGGATACGGCATGGCAGCCTCGACCAGGGGACTTGGAAAGGCGCTCGCCGAAGAGTTTGGACTCCAGTTCGGGTTCATCAAGGATGCTTTTCTCCTGATCTATCTAAAATACGCTGTGCCTGTTTCCGTTGTGTTCATTGCAGTTCTCTTCGTGCTTTCTAAGGCGTTAAAGGAGAAAAAGCAGCGGGCGGTTGTGGTCGGTATCGGAGCCGTGATCGCACTATGGGTGGGGGTGAGATACTACGGGACACTAAATGAAATACTGTTGAGGCTCTTCCCGGCGGCTCCCATAGTGGAGACCCAGAGGGCCTCATTAAACGATCTCTGGGAGGCCTATGGACCAGCAATTTTCATTGCACCGGCATTCCTGTTAAGTTTCCAGTCAAACAAAAGCAGAACAGGAGACTTTGTCCTGCTCGGACTTTCAGTAGTGGCCGTTCCAATGATCCTTCTCTGGACGCGCTTCCTCTTCATAGGCTCGCTCGCAATTGCTGTGATGGCCGGAATCGGGGTTGTAAGAACGTATGAAACAATGCTACCGCGGGTAAATGACCGGAGATTCGGGGCCACGGCACTGGCCGTGATCCTGCTTTCAGTTCCCCTCGCGACGGGGGTGCATGGAGTCTGGACAACGAAGGGCATTGAACCACTTGCCAACGAGGCATGGGACAGAGCCCTCACCTACCTCGGGGAACACTCGAACATTAACGACGTCGTCCTGACGTGGTGGGATCAGGGCCACTGGGTCACATATTTCTCCGAAAGGGCCCCTGTTGCCCAGGGAGGGCCCAGTAAATGGGTGGCCCAGTATTACCTGGGTATCAGAAAAAGTGCGGACCTCATGAAGCTGGGCGTGGACTACGTCATCGTTTCCTACGACACCATAATGAAGTTCGGGGCGGTTCTTGAGACGGCAGGCGCCTCTCCGGCAGAGTACACAATGCTCCCAATGCCCCTTGTGTCGTCCGCAGGTGGAATGCTACTATTCTCGGCTGGACCGTATTCCATCATGGCAGTCCCCAAAGGAGACCACTGGAGCGTTCAGGTTAACGCAGGCGGAGCGATACTGATTCCCCGGGAAGTCCTCGTTGAGAGGGGAGGCTCCGTGGAGAACGCAACCTTCACCGGCAGGCCGAACGCCGATGTCTACGTTTACATCAACCTGAACTACGGCTACGCCGTGCTGATGAACGGGAAAGCCTTTGAAACTCCCCTCGCCAGACTTATGTTTACGGATGACCATCCAAACTTCACGGAGGTTTATTCGGACGGCGGGTACATCAAGATATTCCGGTTTGAGCATCCGAATGTTAGAGTAACAGCTGAGAACGGTTCGGTGGTTCTAAGGTTCACAAACGCCACCGGAACCGGTCTCGGCATCTACGGTTACCTCGACAACGGCACTCTAGTCTTCAAGAAGTGGTACGGGGTTAAAGGAAAGGACAAATTCACCCTGCCCGATGACCTGAATGGAAGCGTTGTCATCCGCTACATCTACGTCCACAAGAAGACCGTGCTCGACAGGGGAGTTTTCAGGATAGATGACGTTCTCCACGGGACGGATGAGGGTCGGTAGGCCAGCTCTGCCTATTCCTCCCCCGATGCGAAATCTTTATATTCTCCGCCCATCGTTTAATTAAATGTAATTAAATATCATTAAGGCAGGAGGTGTCTGTTATGGCGGAGGAGAAGAAGTATACGACCGTTTCAATACCAAAGCCCCTCTACGACAAGATTAAGGCCAGAATAGAGGGCACCGGGTTCACTTCGGTCTCGGACTACGTCACCTACGTCCTCCGCGAGGTTCTGGCAAGCCTCGAAGAGGAGGAGAAGGAGGAAGTCTTCACCGAGGAGGAGGAAGAGAAGGTCAAGGAGAGGCTTCGCGCCCTCGGCTACCTCGACTGAGGCCTTTCCTTTTTGAGGTGATACCATGGTCTCAAAGCCCCACGGAGGCAGGCTCGTCAGGAGGCTCGTTGCCGAGAGAACCCGCGAGAGGATTCTGGGCGAGCAGAAGGAATACCCCCGCGTCCAGATCGAGCACGGCCGGGCGATAGACCTTGAGAACATCGCGCACGGTGTTTATTCACCCCTCAAGGGCTTCCTCACGAGCGACGACTTCGAGAGCGTCCTCGACCACATGCGCCTGAGCGACGACACTCCTTGGACGATCCCGATAGTGCTCGATGTGAGGGAGAGAACCTTCGACGAGGGCGACGCGATACTCCTGTATTACGACGATCTGCCCATAGCGAGGATGCACGTCGAGGAGATATACGCCTACGACAAGAAGGAATTCGCGGTCAAGGTATTCAAGACTGACGACCCGGCCCACCCCGGCGTCGCCAGGGTTATGAACATGGGCGGATACCTCGTCGGCGGTGAGATTGAACTCCTCAACGAGCTTCCAAATCCCTTCGCCAAGTACACCCTCAGGCCGGTCGAGACGAGGGTTCTCTTCAAGGAGCGCGGCTGGAAGACGATAGTGGCCTTCCAGACCAGGAACGTGCCCCACCTCGGCCACGAGTACGTCCAGAAAGCTGCCCTTACCTTCGTCGACG
This window of the Thermococcus thermotolerans genome carries:
- a CDS encoding NDP-sugar synthase; amino-acid sequence: MKVLIMAGGYATRLWPITKDNPKALLPVGNRVILDYILEKAGELELDTYISTNRFFEAHFRQYAERYGVGLIVEDTLHEDEKLGTIGALKNALDELGPDDYIVIAGDNLFSFSLRDFLNSYDGRTLIAVYDVGDLELAKRYGVVVLEGERVISFQEKPAEPRSTLVSTGVYVFPRRVMERVDEYLSNGNRDSPGYFIQWLLERGEEVKAYRFSEYWYDIGSADSYLEALKTLLKESHVEEIQISPYAKIIPPVVIKRGAKILGRSMIGPYAYIGENCVIENSDISDSIIFRGTIIRNSTIWRSIIDEKCEIRNLELRKSLVGGHAKIQRGE
- a CDS encoding STT3 domain-containing protein, with the protein product MDVDGIRKRLAVGYGLILTPKYAAVILTVLASAIRLLPMRFKYLLGYDPYFHLAYIRYALEKGEWVNFFPYATGPWGSQIHNSHPLGLWMTPAYVYKLLSVFGVSLYDAFRITPVIFGVLTVLFTYLAVLRLYGRREAFLSAFFLAVLFGHIFRSMAGYYRGDNYMLFWYSAALLGIALALTWKPRKRKYERLAFYLIPALASGFAAIFWQAYYPIFGFLLGSALLMAIGAFLLEKKEVFVDSFVLVLATLFGALLANSLGAWFGYGMAASTRGLGKALAEEFGLQFGFIKDAFLLIYLKYAVPVSVVFIAVLFVLSKALKEKKQRAVVVGIGAVIALWVGVRYYGTLNEILLRLFPAAPIVETQRASLNDLWEAYGPAIFIAPAFLLSFQSNKSRTGDFVLLGLSVVAVPMILLWTRFLFIGSLAIAVMAGIGVVRTYETMLPRVNDRRFGATALAVILLSVPLATGVHGVWTTKGIEPLANEAWDRALTYLGEHSNINDVVLTWWDQGHWVTYFSERAPVAQGGPSKWVAQYYLGIRKSADLMKLGVDYVIVSYDTIMKFGAVLETAGASPAEYTMLPMPLVSSAGGMLLFSAGPYSIMAVPKGDHWSVQVNAGGAILIPREVLVERGGSVENATFTGRPNADVYVYINLNYGYAVLMNGKAFETPLARLMFTDDHPNFTEVYSDGGYIKIFRFEHPNVRVTAENGSVVLRFTNATGTGLGIYGYLDNGTLVFKKWYGVKGKDKFTLPDDLNGSVVIRYIYVHKKTVLDRGVFRIDDVLHGTDEGR
- a CDS encoding ribbon-helix-helix domain-containing protein: MAEEKKYTTVSIPKPLYDKIKARIEGTGFTSVSDYVTYVLREVLASLEEEEKEEVFTEEEEEKVKERLRALGYLD
- the sat gene encoding sulfate adenylyltransferase, with protein sequence MVSKPHGGRLVRRLVAERTRERILGEQKEYPRVQIEHGRAIDLENIAHGVYSPLKGFLTSDDFESVLDHMRLSDDTPWTIPIVLDVRERTFDEGDAILLYYDDLPIARMHVEEIYAYDKKEFAVKVFKTDDPAHPGVARVMNMGGYLVGGEIELLNELPNPFAKYTLRPVETRVLFKERGWKTIVAFQTRNVPHLGHEYVQKAALTFVDGLFINPVLGRKKKGDYRDEVIIKAYETLFEHYYPKDAATLATVRYEMRYAGPREAIHHAIMRKNFGATHFIVGRDHAGVGDYYGPYEAWDLFGEFPDLGITPMFIRESFYCRKCGGMVNAKICPHDKEFHVHISGTKLRKMIMTGEKPPEYMMRPEVFEVVRSFENPFVE